One genomic region from Alosa alosa isolate M-15738 ecotype Scorff River chromosome 12, AALO_Geno_1.1, whole genome shotgun sequence encodes:
- the LOC125304734 gene encoding zinc finger protein 260-like translates to MSCATFQSQLGCIMQILAEAAVEELGRLLDESSAVVLPIETAHLATNSNLKIKLQREHKAKTREFAFFMEVLSKSAVDKVMLLVNKIKFQWQECENNCPKGQTEWRDALFKAPDHFTYTANGPPTTGNSSEESSSECDAQEEEGRSEEQEQQRETNTDLIVGHSDGQSGWTSPQIDVSALLRFTCETCGKIFTERLPFKRHIRVHAKAFSCPLCAKCFTWQSTLDAHIQLHSGEKPFNCDSCPKGFSLKSRLESHKRHHIANQQINCAHCQKSFPSQSRLDRHKCSAVKTSFVCPTCGKTFVSKSRMLDHQTLHSGERPFCCEVCGLLFSCERYLKNHQKSHQSISCHVCDTCGKRFNHATGLTKHSLVHTGEQPFVCHLCGRRFSLAGNLKRHQITHTGQKLYGCTVCPKRFTASHSLKSHLLSHNGVKPFSCDVCGKGFVNPAYLKRHTHIHMPRRPFACKICAKSFSFPSLLSKHMNVHTGRQGLSPAREYPCGHCDKVFSLKSSLAIHQRVHTQEKPYSCRICGKRLAYAGGLSTHMRVHTGEWPYGCDACGKRFSQAAHLKNHQRVHTGLRVLHCANCGKKFGDRKHLRLHNCELQKYL, encoded by the exons ATGAGTTGCGCAACCTTTCAGTCACAACTTGGGTGCATAATGCAGATTTTAGCTGAAGCGGCAGTGGAAGAACTAGGCAGACTGCTCGATGAAAGCTCTGCTGTTGTACTGCCCATAGAGACCGCGCACCTTGCAACAAACAGTAATCTCAAAATAAAACTACAGAGAGAACACAAAGCCAAAACC AGGGAGTTTGCGTTTTTTATGGAGGTCCTGAGTAAATCAGCTGTGGACAAAGTGATGCTTTTGGTCAACAAGATAAAGTTCCAGTGGCAAGAATGTGAAAATAATTGTCCTAAAGGCCAGACAGAGTGGAGAGATGCTCTATTCAAAGCCCCTGACCACTTCACTTACACTGCAAATG GACCACCAACAACTGGGAATTCTTCTGAAGAATCCTCATCCGAGTGTGAtgcacaggaggaggaggggcgcTCAGAAGAACAGGAGCAGCAGCGAGAAACCAACACAGACCTGATTGTGGGGCACAGTGATGGACAGAGTGGTTGGACTTCACCTCAGATTGACGTGTCTGCTCTGCTGCGATTCACTTGTGAGACGTGTGGCAAGATTTTCACTGAGAGGTTGCCCTTTAAGCGTCATATCAGGGTACACGCCAAAGCATTCAGCTGCCCGTTATGTGCCAAGTGCTTCACCTGGCAGAGTACACTGGATGCCCACATACAGCTGCATTCTGGTGAGAAACCCTTCAATTGTGACAGCTGCCCCAAGGGCTTCTCACTTAAGAGCAGACTGGAGTCTCACAAACGCCATCATATTGCAAATCAGCAGATTAACTGTGCCCACTGCCAAAAGAGCTTCCCTAGCCAAAGTCGTCTGGACCGCCACAAGTGCAGTGCGGTCAAGACTTCCTTTGTCTGCCCCACCTGCGGAAAGACCTTTGTGTCCAAGAGCCGCATGCTGGACCACCAGACGCTGCATTCAGGTGAGAGACCCTTCTGTTGCGAGGTCTGTGGCCTCTTGTTCAGCTGTGAACGCTACCTGAAGAACCACCAGAAGAGCCACCAGAGTATCAGTTGCCATGTGTGTGACACATGTGGCAAACGTTTTAATCACGCCACTGGCCTGACAAAGCACAGTTTGGTCCATACAGGCGAACAGCCCTTTGTCTGTCATCTTTGCGGCCGACGCTTCAGCCTTGCCGGTAACCTGAAGCGCCACCAGATCACCCACACTGGACAGAAACTGTATGGGTGCACCGTTTGCCCAAAAAGGTTCACTGCATCTCATTCACTTAAATCCCACCTGCTGAGCCACAATGGGGTCAAGCCATTCAGCTGCGATGTCTGTGGCAAGGGTTTTGTGAACCCAGCCTACCTGAAGAGGCACACCCACATCCACATGCCCAGGCGGCCATTCGCTTGCAAGATCTGTGCCAAGAGCTTCAGCTTTCCCAGTCTGCTCAGCAAGCACATGAACGTGCACACAGGGAGGCAGGGTCTCTCGCCGGCCCGGGAGTACCCGTGCGGACACTGTGACAAGGTCTTCTCGCTCAAGAGCTCACTCGCCATCCACCAGCGCGTCCACACGCAGGAGAAGCCCTACAGCTGCCGCATCTGTGGGAAGCGGCTGGCCTACGCGGGCGGCCTCAGCACGCACATGCGAGTCCACACGGGGGAGTGGCCGTACGGCTGCGACGCCTGCGGGAAGCGCTTCAGCCAGGCCGCACACCTCAAGAACCACCAGCGTGTGCACACAGGCCTCAGGGTCTTACATTGTGCAAACTGCGGGAAGAAATTTGGAGACCGGAAGCACCTTAGACTTCACAATTGTGAACTTCAAAAATACCTGTGA